The Lolium perenne isolate Kyuss_39 chromosome 6, Kyuss_2.0, whole genome shotgun sequence genome segment AGCTGGACGGCAGCCTCTGCTCCCTGCCCAAGAGCCCCGCCTTCGAGCTgggcgtcgccgccatcgccTTCCTCACCGTCGCGCAGCTCGTCGGCACCACCACGGCGGCCACCACCATGCGCGCCTCCAACACCTCCAAGCCCGGCAAGCCGGCGGTGACCACAGGCCGCGCCGCGTCCGTCGCGCTACTGGTCCTCTCATGGTACGTATAATAAGACCACACAAATGAAATACGCGCCAAAAACACCATCGCAAATCCATCCCGCGCGACCGAGAACCGAATCGCTGACGAGAGGCCCATGGCGCCGTGCTACGTGCGTGCAGGGTGTGCTTCGCGCTGGCCGTGGTCCTGCTGGCGACGGCGGCGAGCATGAACAGCGGGCAGCGCTACGGCCGGGGGTGGATGGACGGCGACTGCTACGTCGCCAGGACCGGCGTCttcggcggcgccgccgcgctcGTCGTCGTCACGGCGCTCCTCATCCTCGGCCTCGCCTTCGCCACCGATCCGGCGCCGCCCCGCACCACGACGACGTCGTGCGCCAGAGGAGACGCCGCCTGCACGGCTGCTAGTGCTACCATTCGTGTCGGCGCGGCAACGGACGCGGAACAGCCGGGCGGGCGATCCAGGCAATGATCGATGCTGGCATCGCGCGCCGGATCGGACGCGAGGGCGGGTTTGGCCAATCGGTGGAGAGATCGATGGGACTACGCTTCGCTGTTCGTACCGCAAAGGCCAAAAGGGTAGTAGCAGTGGGGCATCTCTCTCCGCTGGCAAAGCATGGAAAAAGCAGCCAGACGGATAAACGATATACTGGAGTAGATTGGATATAGATATTTTGAGCTGGGACACAGTACATACATCACTGACACACTTTAGTGACACGGCCGTGCAAATTGTAAATGATACCGAATCGGCGCAAGTAAaaggaagaaaaaagaaaagatggTACGGAGTACTACAGAAATTACATGAGTACATGTCATTCTGGGCACCAACTATCCCTGCTAGTGTTTTTTGTTTCATAAATGACGTTTTTATATTTCTTAAAATGTATTATACCTAGCATCTGCATAATTAAGATACACAACGCACAAATCAAAAGTCACCAAGAACAAAGGTGAAACAAAAGGCAGTTTAACAGCGAAAAATCCAGAAAATGCTACGGCGCCTAAGGGGATGGAAGGCCAATCCGTAGATTACGCTACCATCAATCCATGTTGAGAAAAAATCCTCCGACGTACTATATTGTACGACGACGCATATCCTAAGCATCGGCCAGACCTATTCAGCGCTCATTGCGGCACCGATGATCGGGACCGTCTTGGGCCACGTCTTCGCCAAGCCCATCGGCGTGGGACCGTCTGTGGCAATTTTGGTTCCaatagtttttttttgttttctatttttcAATTCTGAACATTTCTTAGTTTGaacttttttttttggatttcaaCATTTATAAACTTCAACAATTTTAATCGAACTATTTTATGTTTGAACTTTTCTAGATTTAaacaaaatttgaatttaaaGAGTCTTTAAATCTCAGTGGAAAGAATAAGAAAAGAGAGAAAATCCTTACTTGTTATCGGGCCACATTCTGTGCGGCCCATGTTGGCGCCCTCCAATCTGGAGCGACCATctcgcccgcttaagacgtggaatATGAGCCCCACCTAAACGTCATACCCAACAAAGGCAATGTCTTTGTAGTGGGCCTGAGTGTTCAAATAGTTGGTGTATCATTACAGCATGTGCAATGGTTGATAAGCCTATATTATCTTAGCACCGTCGCGTAAtttagatataacaataaacacggCAAACCATTTTTTCAACATTCTCTCCCCCGTACCTAAGCAATTATCCTACATGGCACTGCTAAcatatcaccattgtacatgtcCTTAATGGGAGCTCCTTTATATCGCTTTACGCGATGCAA includes the following:
- the LOC127306524 gene encoding protein MODIFYING WALL LIGNIN-1 — encoded protein: MEKGGGRGLPCRPAVCGVVVLLCATAFSCSLAAEFRKVKDKDMKLDGSLCSLPKSPAFELGVAAIAFLTVAQLVGTTTAATTMRASNTSKPGKPAVTTGRAASVALLVLSWVCFALAVVLLATAASMNSGQRYGRGWMDGDCYVARTGVFGGAAALVVVTALLILGLAFATDPAPPRTTTTSCARGDAACTAASATIRVGAATDAEQPGGRSRQ